A window of Megalops cyprinoides isolate fMegCyp1 chromosome 13, fMegCyp1.pri, whole genome shotgun sequence genomic DNA:
TTGTCCCATAAACCATGGACGGTAGCCCTTAcgggaaaaaataacatatatatCAAAACATAAAATCCAGAATAGGACTAAATTCAATACAATGTCACAGTTTAGtccatgtaaataaatgtatcaattaTGGTCACTTCTTTTCATcaatatacacatatgtgtctgttttgatttattattttaaaaagggttACTTTTACATAAAGGAGTAACTGTTAATACATGCACAAGTAACAGGAAGAAAGACACAATGCTACTTGTGTGAGTTTTGTGTAGCCTAGTTCATTCTTTCAGTACTCTTAACAGTACAGGTACTTTTACCTAGTTTTTCCAGGTACAGTGTCAAGCCGTGTGACtatgttctgttgttctgtgtgtttgaaatgtataattgtatttttgggAGTGCTGCAGTCTGGACTGTGATATCACCCATTTTTGAACAATTTGTGTAAGCTTTGTTGGTGCCATTCTCtgtatatgtgcctgtgtgttaaGGGCTCAAAAATTACACTGTAATCAAAACACACTAGTCTGATTTGTCTTGTGATATTAAATCACAAGTGTTTTAAGTAAAGCGAGTTGGACTTTGTTtttatacaaacaaacaaaaaaatgtcgCTGTGTCGTTACAGAGGACGTCCCTTCTCCGTATTCCCCAGAAGATTTCGTACTGGCTCCCGTGCCCTGTTCTGAGATGCCCTgccctctgccctgctcccccgAGGCTCTGGGAGGGTGGCTGTCCACCCCTCCTATCACCACAATGCCCTCGGTGGAGCTGAACTCCGTCCCCACCCCTCTGATGGCCATACGGCCGCAGAATTCTGACTTTCCCGCAGAGAGGCCGGTGCAGGAGCTGTCTTCCTCCCTGTTGGTGGCCCACACACCCCTCAGAGatgctctccctctgccagaCCCCATGGAACTCCTGGAGCCCCAGGTCTTCCAGCTCCCCAAGGATCCCAGGCTCTCGGGGGACCGGAGCGGCCTCCCGGCCCCTCTCCTCGGCCTGGCCCCCGGCGCACTGGAGCGCTTCGAGTGCTTCGACTGTCGCAGGGCGTACTTCACGGTCTCCGGCCTggccaaacacagacagctgcgCTGCGAGTGGCAGTGCCACAAGTGCTTCAGCTGCAAGTACTGCGACAAGGAGTATGTGAGCCTCGGGGCGCTCAAGATGCACATCCGCACGCACACGCTGCCCTGCGTCTGCAAGCTGTGCGGCAAGGCCTTCTCCAGGCCCTGGCTCCTGCAGGGACACATCCGCACGCATACAGGTAAGGGCGTTTGCCAGGTTGCATAAATATGCAGCTCAGTTGCGCagacatttcagagatgctGTTTTGTACttcattctgtcattctgtcacagATGTACACATGGCGTTTAGCTGGATTGTTCCGCTAAATTCAGTTTCACCGAACAGAGGCAGTACTTTTGCGCACACCCCACCAAATTAcgttacatcacatcatttagcaggcgctcttacccagagcgacttccaaataaacCACAGTGAATATAAATCAGGAATAAGCTTgtaaggttttgttttttcttgtctcATGTTGACCTGATTGTTTAGTGCACCATAGGTATGCTTTGTGCTTTGCTCCACATCCTGCATAAAGTAAGCTGAGATACAGGAGACCCATGACAACTACACGGCTGTGGCCCTTGAGAATTGCACACCCCTTAtttcatacattacattcatttagcagacgctcttatccaaagcaacttccagcacaatagaccaggctagcaacacttccagaccagtgagtagGAGCATACAGCATGTGCCACATGCCAGTCCTTTTTGCAAAGCTGCCTGTTGAagctgtgacctctgacctctgtttTAGGGGAGAAGCCGTTTTCATGCCCGCACTGCAGCCGGGCGTTTGCCGACCGCTCCAACCTCCGCGCTCACCTCCAGACGCACTCGGACATCAAGAAGTACCAGTGCAAGAGCTGCTCGAAAACCTTCTCCAGGATATCGCTGCTGTCCAAACACGAGGAGGCTGGCTGCTGCCCCTTGTCATGACAcctgcccctcacccccccccttcctcttcacATAGAcatttacccataatgcactgaGGTATGGTCGTGCTGCAGGTGCCACCTGGGCCAATGACTGTACTGGACTTGTCTTTTGGACCTCTGTTCCCTCAGTCCAAAGAGACCCTTGTGCTTACGGATAACTGAAGGGTGAGACCAATGCACCATCTTGTATCACTGAGACCTTACGCCCATAGCGAACTGAAAAAGCACAAATTCAGTAATGACGTTGTCATTTCCGATGTCTAATAAGTTATGTGGTTGCTCCCATTGCATGTTACCAGAATGACCATTGATTACATGCtaaagttacagtttttatgtaaCTGTGTATATTGATGGGTGGTGACACCGATGAGGGTGGGTAATTAACTCTCTCTGGCTCATCCCATTAATTTGCAATTATGTGCATTTCTAGATgttgcaaacttttttttttttgtatggcaTTATGTACATTAggataataaatacatattttcatataaacGAAATGCATTCCGTTCGAGTATTTTCAAATaatagaaaaatagaaaaagcaCTGAGGTATTCTTATGAACTTTTTAGGCTCTCAGACTAGAATGTCTGAAAATCAGTTATTTTGGTTCACCGTTCTTAGTTTCTTAATTTGTATTGCTCCTCACACAGCTCTTGACGTCATTGCATAATTATACTCAAATTCATCATCGCTGGTCTCATTAGTCCATAGATGTGTGAGAAAGCTTTTTGTCACCCTATCCTTTGTGGCTGCCATATTTTGCTCAAATCAATGACATTTCTAGACCATCTCTCGTTCACCGCACActggtatatattttttttttaggcgTGGCCTCTTGATTTTTACACTTCTTGTCATATATCTTGGCCCCTAGTTACACCCAGCCACACCCATTGTGTTGGCAAAACTAATTTTTTGCATTGGTAGTGGCACAATCATCAGATTAGACCCAGATTCATCAGACCTATTGGACGTAAATAGACTGGTCCAAGGCCACACCCAATATGGCTgtcagatgcatttttttacacatcACTTTTTCacttattcattattcatggtCACTTATTCGTCACATATTTGGCACATTAATCAGGACCCGTTATGCATGCAAATGGATTGTCATGGCTCTAGGCACCTAGATGTACCCATCCACACCCAGACTGGAAAACATGCCTTTTGCATGCCTTTTCACAATATTGCCTTTCCTAATTTGGTACATTTGTCTTTCATCTAACTATGACCTGGGGGTATTTCACACACATCCAAACCCTGCCCGGAATGGCCGTCACACATGTGCGTAACTTCTCACTCATACTTCTAACTCATCCGGTCCACTGGTGTTGGCTTGCTTTGAGTTGTGCATTCTCGTTTTCTAACTCATGCAGCTAATATTTGCTGCAATTCATGCACATTGTTTCCAGTTGTGCTCTTGACGACATCTTAAAGTCTTCTAGTCAATACATTAATTGCCTGAGGACGCTGTCTGGAAATGCGAGAAGCTCTCTGAGTTTGTAGAATCAAAATATTCCCCCCGACTGGTCTGGTGGCCTTGTGTCAGTGATAGAGTGTCTTCCTGACATAACATCACATGATTGAAGTGCAATACCCACATGGGCCATACCAAATACTTCTAAAAGACTGGAGAGTATTCAAGTACCTAATAATTGGAAATGCATATCCCCACTTCCACCCTGGGAACATACCGCTGATATTTCGGCCTAGGCTGCCATTGGCAGAAACGCGTATCTGTGAGGTGGAAACGTGCCCAGTATTTTGGTGCTTTCCCGCCAACACGTCCTCCACTACGTCACGTTCCTGTCATGGGTATGTCAGCCACCAggggttgggttgggggggtggcGTGAAATatcaaaaaacagaatgagCTCAACCAACGAGGGTCATGCACTGGAACTCACTTCAGGACTCCCCCTCTGTCTGAGCCATGGTACTTCCTGGAGGTACTGAATCATGctgcctattttttttttcctttgggatAATTAATACGTCTTTCCAgagcagctggggggggggagagttt
This region includes:
- the snai3 gene encoding zinc finger protein SNAI3 → MPRSFLVKKHLSHKKPNYGQLDSKKGEDVPSPYSPEDFVLAPVPCSEMPCPLPCSPEALGGWLSTPPITTMPSVELNSVPTPLMAIRPQNSDFPAERPVQELSSSLLVAHTPLRDALPLPDPMELLEPQVFQLPKDPRLSGDRSGLPAPLLGLAPGALERFECFDCRRAYFTVSGLAKHRQLRCEWQCHKCFSCKYCDKEYVSLGALKMHIRTHTLPCVCKLCGKAFSRPWLLQGHIRTHTGEKPFSCPHCSRAFADRSNLRAHLQTHSDIKKYQCKSCSKTFSRISLLSKHEEAGCCPLS